In the Besnoitia besnoiti strain Bb-Ger1 chromosome XII, whole genome shotgun sequence genome, one interval contains:
- a CDS encoding hypothetical protein (encoded by transcript BESB_024470) — MVPTHSPQPEPGVREREREEQTQPLVFSPVFDEKALARGPADWGPQRKGSPGPEEATSLDGTEGGLSPWRGCWCPEPCIVHGEGETAPLSSAVVRQWPAYELLLHHGVSVSPGDDDAESVYSYYSAPDLSSSRRLLSFDDFLNSDEDSPVPRSESRHWLSSPQSFAQSSAVRLSSPDPSEGGATPPDREASPPSPSKPMRGRRAGFHPFRHSASCYAFSYQISGADLSSRQNPDCLVLPLQGIPGCSAPPQESPPAEKACSLSNRQATTRGGDGGLVERDGATPGDSEVAEGGSEDRATSPPFLTSSDEAEPRRGSASLSPGPLSWRRARGRLGLGGSLASGVPYEAVELRQGAEQGSPEQGEESTRGETACGPLLLPLGRGAGAQGLAAVPSRCRFWHAEHRHRLFRSKKLADRRFLWRHRSLSLSLCRNGASPLASLASSPRTSAQLRGPPPGRGLTRDLDSDATSSEASPGGSCQLGRARGAAGSVAHVSAEEAHSGSLRAPGDRRGLPESFARLSSSSGHSVALPASPPRALATVFAALPAMRASLRPTGSLSPCGLPPARAGTVAFGDASASTAPLRAAASVEGVGELQDAAARGWNSLERAQRAPLRRATTLLSPQASRLAGCTCVPQPGASAVFHPFRSHSSLYVHYTGRRSRRSLASRMRSSPVVVASPPPASPAEKGLSKPQLDAQPGAGPQDGGAETKKEDGPLGEETRGVSSLSALEDRRPRRCQTAPHSLSQQGNNEGESSESFAEGHKTLSFSRLLSDHRSGGVSTTAEREAASRQVEFLQAPCDELQGDAPLSARVPLAIRSFAAAGSPLHPTSGASAFDAKDALAFGPSHGTRRMPSAITETAPPHGRSTATGFLHYNGAASPVEPAGASLAAEETPEVFASPARGRSPVTQSLAARGQSLTCFTEPARGRPWCRAGEQSFRFLDALADDADAVDDDADAAELAQHPRAKAGPPACSAAEGGGRPGHKALLRPGGALGAGAQGPPGERVAVGLRTYKEANEACVGSRARERTASERSSLSSHFVSATASPLASSVPLAAGGVEKTPSLSDSSSFSSPRAVSLTPELEDVSGLGGEFAEARSPFRCRPDAAVRHARSAPESPCRSRGEPRDKRNASSCLPRTPSTCSYALVPGQQRGSAFLLSPALASPALQRPPLYAALQQVGHSQPPLYALPKRGTSASSPARRASPVDFRSLSETERARRLEHLAFTRALTPPEATAETGLRHPPAAQRAATRSEEEEPFSGGLGHSEDALFARRLSGETMRGGDGDGDSADAASLLFLSSPSSSSLPSVHLFPVAGGAPGRGGARSPSAVSLWSAVSEAGKPGALRQSSDPSGTTTLVRDALPAHASFDDPRAPRRFSGGDSVSVAFPFLAEFGSSREVCLDLAGGRGAARASHWRLAPGGTAPLSHSAPLKSSGPCALVAGRQAGFPCVAFPAEDSQSTPGSSISSSPAVPASPLTPAQVAAQASVAGRERRGKRATGFVVFRGGAGDLGAGFPEEGEGVPRSVTSSSSTSFLSFASSPRRSYEPMRPLRVPLEDERRQDLTYAYGYRMGARDLRRGAGREAASPMLTSAEAERPAQAIHARERPPPDGLAPASPDAVVALPESASATQVIVQLYLEQQRQLDELREELAALRKEKKPQVSDPRACAPATSPLSSPVEETRHRLLGAGVVSSWWGRPSGGSAKTPILPLPTFPLQRTAVDGDAREGPFASGRGLSAERAGEGRFGVRESRSREAGAGLQAKEVKLQTPLSSGFCTPAPFLVPAFQPPALPVAARHQDATSAASCATRKHTDDAAALKKNAAATRARASPAGLQGEGELAGRRKGQEAASARAPDSRASPRLEAEAAEPSLSLAHRRKALTTKAEAGEERGPRADGGAAAERSDREEEEEETWGEGCTVRARLRLLAAFVIDEVFSYRLREPASSSERPSTATAAPGVASAASTEPGTHRLAPASAPQRGTRMRLSASADGSPAEGRPGAASLSPLSGLRPVATGSSFLSLAPSFSSPALHALGPSSGVAGPLRRVASDEFSPRSCEVAELSFLAHAENGATRGGRDARVLVAAAESRAPSGPGRFLLESGAGQAGATARWSSEGDQTPQASRSQDGETRRVAARGRVSLARGGRAEDVNMRPQSCGASFLETAGLWLPGAVGAEDARPRASASQRRRASACAEPPPAASASRAGGVAASRDQKGEACRAGGVKGDAAPKKSREEEKAEDDNSCTIPDTPLGNLSRVPYRLERVVYLGTALCLDAVLYEVTFMPIQALVLVVRLAAHALFGGAGGAKGRGKALEAIDKSAPGNGHDREAGESLTASHAHLAGVRWTQRRGATAEEGQGEARVETEERGEGRCSGLRWGSLTPAADTAGRASDRGSEPDDVDAQDRVVLAGGGKSRLGGPLKPVLALWQLFLALLCLLRQTLFRLPWSPLLSRLAHCVGAWGKSFAARVFWRRRADNREGALRLRKPQEGDGGLHGGGSRAQTSHAKSGAAHGQLYRRAARRGETKKSERQKGHADSGSSKSLGRLPAPAPPSLLRRLSFFVRHVGGVLRNAAALPGLRTALAAGAAGDSGESVKSGESGDRRRTRGERGRQRGRLNGSASRLSKGDTEEASGLQSALQDDTRPKNRGLRAPSACKADSRGLSVDGAGVDEAAGHEPEWEEARPPEGITEKDARLQTDAAGGMRESRGGEEVRSQRKAGNYALLPSERHASHSAEPRRAAGPEETATTSPLPAWRAEPPLDSVGEGKVGLRQRLKRASSVFYGWTRGAAGDGSKPGAAGPKATLERPPGSPHARGVDSEEIPLAEVLKQPLRKQQSSPAVASLTGKSSVSAFPRSSSWSSAFSPPSASPAACAYGRWLASAFPLGFCDLPPLLAPADVCALVRFSLLVASVSLFMLLDTSRIYHYIRAQPFMKLYVVFNMLELFEKMWRSLGRDVIDALMRTTWWGRSYQWRLWVFQYFLVLGYVLVHTFMHLVRVLSLNIAINSSESAMFLIVVTNNFGEIKSTVFKKFCSTTLYSIVAADVVERFQLCCDAFIVSLKLATAASPRATSLAAVCSWLCGVFLLEIAVDWVKFLSLVKFNNIRATAFEQYQRVLLADVLLSRVPQAQAHLLPSTSFKVPCRRMYAFSHIPTRRIGFMELPIVTLIVACLPVVSWTSTSTLVCAFFGWVCLFVSKVVLSLMIVAFATKRRKEFLALEPPFGKINAL, encoded by the exons ATGGTCCCCACACATTCTCCGCAGCCCGAGCCGGGCGTCCGTGAACGCGAACGAGAG GAGCAAACTCAGCCCCTGGTCTTCAGCCCCGTTTTCGATGAAAAAGCCCTCGCTCGGGGGCCTGCGGACTGGGGACCGCAGCGGAAAGGATCGCCAGGACCCGAAGAAGCGACTTCCCTAGACGGCACAGAGGGCGGATTGTCTCCGTGGAGAGGCTGCTGGTGCCCCGAGCCTTGCATCGTCCAcggggaaggcgagacggcgccgctATCGTCCGCTGTTGTGCGCCAGTGGCCTGCGTACGAACTCCTTCTGCACCACGGCGTGTCCGTCAGCCCCGGCGACGACGATGCGGAATCTGTCTACTCGTACTACTCCGCCCCGGacctctcttcctctcggcggctgctgtccTTTGACGACTTTCTTAACTCCGATGAAGACTCACCGGTGCCGCGGAGCGAGTCGCGGCACTGGCTCTCGAGTCCGCAGTCCTTCGCGCAAAGCAGCGCGGTGCGGCTGAGCAGCCCCGATCCTtcggagggcggcgcaacGCCGCCAGACCGCGAAGCGAGTCCCCCGAGCCCCTCCAAGCCTatgcgcggcaggcgggcggGCTTCCATCCCTTCAGGCACTCGGCGAGTTGCTACGCCTTCTCGTATCAGATCTCCGGCGCCGACCTGAGCTCGCGCCAGAATCCGGACTGTCTGGTGCTGCCGCTTCAGGGGATCCCCGGCTGCAGTGCTCCTCCCCAGGAGTCGCCCCCGGCAGAGAAGGCATGCAGCCTCAGCAACCGCcaagcgacgacgcgggggGGAGACGGGGGCCTTGtggagcgcgacggcgcaacACCGGGCGATAGCGAGGTAGCGGAGGGGGGAAGCGAAGACCGCGCGACGTCGCCACCGTTTTTGACGTCCTCTGATGAAGCTGAACCGAGGCGGGGATCGGCGTCCCTCTCTCCAGGGCCTCTGTCgtggaggagggcgcgaggccgcctggGCCTCGGCGGCAGTCTCGCCTCCGGTGTGCCGTATGAGGCCGTGGAACTGCGACAGGGGGCGGAGCAGGGATCGCCTGAACAAGGCGAAGAGTCGACacgcggcgagacggcgtgcggtcctctgctgctgcctctgggAAGAGGTGCAGGGGCCcagggcctcgcggccgtgCCTTCACGGTGTCGATTCTGGCATGCCGAGCATAGACACCGGCTGTTTCGCTCGAAGAAGCTCGCTGACAGGCGCTTTCTTTGGCGACATCGCTCGCTCTCCCTTTCGCTCTGCCGCAACGGGGCTTCTCCTCTTGCGTCGCTGGCCTCCTCCCCCCGGACGTCCGCGCAGCTCAGGGGCCCGCCgcccggccgcggcctcaccCGCGACCTCGACAGTGACGCCACCTCGTCGGAGGCGTCGCCTGGAGGCAGCTGTCAGCtcggtcgcgcgcgaggcgcagcgggctcTGTGGCGCATGtgagcgcggaggaggcgcatagcgggtcgctgcgcgcaccaggagacagacgcgggCTGCCTGAGAGCTTCGCTAGGCTTTCCTCGTCCTCAGGCCATTCCGTCGCTTTGCCTGCCTCGCCACCACGCGCCCTGGCGACCGTCTTtgccgcgctgcctgcgatgcgggcctctctccgcccgACGGGGTCTCTGTCGCCTTGCGGccttccgccggcgcgcgcgggcaccGTAGCGttcggcgacgcgtcggcgagcaCGGCCCCTTTGCGGGCGGCAGCGTCCGTGGAGGGAGTTGGAGAGTTGCAGgatgctgcggcgcgcggctggaaCTCTTTggagagggcgcagagagcgccgctgcgtcgggcgacgacgctgctGTCGCCCCAGGCTTCGCGACTCGCGGGGTGTACCTGCGTGCCGCAGCCAGGGGCAAGCGCGGTCTTTCATCCTTTTCGCAGTCACTCAAGTTTGTACGTTCACTACACCGGGAGGCGATCGCGCCGCTCCCTGGCCTCTCGCATGCGCTCCTCGCCCGTTGTCGTGGCCagtccgccgccggcctctccCGCCGAGAAAGGGCTTTCGAAGCCGCAGCTGGACGCGCAGCCAGGGGCAGGCCCACAAgatggaggcgcggagacgaaaaAGGAAGACGGCCCTctaggcgaggagacgcgcggggTCTCGAGTCTCTCGGCTCTCGAAGatcgacggccgcggcggtgccAAACGGCGCCCCACTCTTTATCGCAGCAAGGTAACAACGAAGGCGAGAGTTCAGAGTCGTTTGCAGAGGGACATAAGACCCTCAGTTTCTCGCGGTTGCTGTCCGACCACCGGAGTGGCGGGGTCTCGACCACCGCggagcgcgaagcggcgtCACGCCAAGTTGAGTTCCTCCAGGCGCCTTGCGACGAACTGCAGGGAGACGCTCCGCTGTCTGcccgcgtccctctcgccATCCGGAGTTTTGCGGCGGCTGGATCTCCCCTGCATCCAACGTCAGGCGCGTCCGCTTTTGACGCGAAAGATGCACTCGCTTTTGGCCCTTCTCACGGGACACGGAGAATGCCTTCCGCGATTACGGAGACAGCGCCACCACACGGTCGCTCAACCGCGACTGGCTTCCTGCACTACAACggggccgcgtcgcccgtgGAGCCCGCCGGTGCGTCGCttgctgcagaggagacgccggaggttttcgcctcgcctgcgcgtgggCGTTCCCCCGTGACCCAGTCTctggcggcgagaggccagTCACTCACGTGCTTCACAGAGCCCGCGAGGGGTCGCCCGTGGTGCCGCGCAGGGGAGCAGAGCTTCAGATTTCTGGATGCCCtggcggacgacgcagacgccgttGATGACGATGCAGATGCCGCTGAGCTGGCGCAGCATCCACGCGCGAAGGCAGGCCCTCCAGCCTgctcggctgcggagggtGGAGGGCGCCCGGGGCACAAGGCCTTGCTGCGCCCAGGCGGCGCTTTGGGGGCTGGGGCCCAAGGCCCTCCCGGTGAGCGCGTTGCGGTGGGCCTGCGAACATACAAAGAGGCAAACGAGGCCTGCGTGGGGTCGCGCGCACGTGAGCGAACGGCGTCGGAGCGTTCTTCGCTCTCATCGCACTTTGTCTCCGCCAcggcgtcgcccctcgcgtcgtctgtgccgttggcggcgggcggcgtggagaagacgccgagccTCTCAGACAGCTCGtcgttctcttctccgcgcgccgtctccctcACGCCGGAGCTGGAAGACGTTTCAGGGCTCGGTGGCGAGTTCGCGGAGGCCAGGTCTCCGTTCCGTTGCCGCCCCGATGCGGCGGTGCGGCACGCCCGCTCGGCTCCGGAGTCGCCGTGCCGGAGTCGGGGCGAGCCACGAGACAAGCGAAACGCTTCCTCGTGCCTGCCGCGAACGCCGTCGACCTGCTCGTACGCTCTCGTCccagggcagcagcgcggctcggcctttcttctgtctcccgcgctcgcgtcgcccgccctccAGAGGCCCCCTCTGTATGCAGCTCTGCAGCAAGTGGGGcactcgcagccgccgctgtaCGCGCTGCCCAAGCGGGGCACCTCGGCgagctcgcctgcgcgtcgtgcGAGTCCTGTCGACTTCCGGTCCCTCTCTGAGACGGAGAGAGCGCGTCGGCTCGAGCATCTCGCGTTCACGCGCGCGCTGACTCCGCCTGAGGCCACCGCGGAGACCGGCCTGCGCCAcccgcccgctgcgcagcgggcggcaACCcgaagcgaggaagaagagcctTTTTCTGGCGGCCTGGGCCACTCGGAAGACGCTCTTTTTGCGAGACGTTTGAGCGGGGAGACGATGCGCGGCGgggacggcgacggagacagtgcagacgccgcgtcgctcctcttcctcagcagcccctcgtcttcctcgcttcccTCAGTTCACCTCTTTCCAGTCGCAGGGGGGGCGccgggtcgcggcggcgcacgctcgccgtccgctgTGAGCCTCTGGTCGGCTGTCTCAGAGGCTGGCAAGCCCGGCGCTCTACGGCAGTCCTCCGACCCCAGCGGCACGACGACGCTCGTGCGGGATGCCCTgcctgcgcacgcgtctTTCGACGACCCGCGAGCGCCCCGCCGCttcagcggcggagacagcgtcAGTGTCGCGTTCCCCTTCCTCGCAGAGTTCGGCTCCAGCCGCGAAGTCTGCCTCGATCTGGCAGGTggtcgcggagccgcgcgcgcctcgcactgGCGTCTGGCACCCGGAGGAACGGCACCGCTGTCGCACTCTGCGCCACTCAAGAGCTCGGGGCCGTGCGCCCTCGTGGCGGGGCGCCAGGCCGGTTTCCCGTGTGTCGCGTTCCCGGCAGAGGACTCACAGTCGACGCCGGGATCCTCGAtctcgtcgtctcccgctgtgcccgcgtcgccgctcacGCCTGCCcaggtcgccgcgcaggcttCCGTTGCggggcgagagcgccgcggaaagcgagcgaccggcttcgtcgtctttcggggcggcgcgggtgaTTTGGGCGCGGGGTTtccggaggagggcgagggcgtgcCGCGGTCGGTgacttcgtcgtcctccacctccttcctctcgtttGCGTCTTCGCCCCGGCGCTCCTACGAGCCGATGCGGCCGCTCAGGGTCCCTCTGGAGGACGAGCGGCGACAAGACCTCACGTATGCGTATGGGTATCGAATGGGCGCGCGAgacctgcggcgcggcgcaggacgaGAGGCCGCGTCCCCCATGCTAacgagcgcggaggcagagagaccTGCGCAGGCCAtacacgcgcgcgagcgcccgccgccggacGGGCTGGCGCCTGCCAGTCCCGATGCGGTGGTCGCACTGCCCgagagcgcctccgcgacgcaaGTCATCGTACAACTGTAcctggagcagcagcggcagctcgacgagctgcgggaggagctcgcggctctccgcaAGGAGAAAAAGCCACAGGTCTCCGACccccgcgcgtgcgcgcccgcgacctcGCCCCTCTCGAGCCCGGTGGAGGAGACACGCCACCGGCTGCTGGGGGCCGGCGTGGTCAGCTCGTGGTGGGGAAGGCCGTCGGGCGGgtcagcgaagacgccgatTTTGCCGCTTCCTAcgtttcctctgcagcggacggcggtcgacggcgacgcgcgggagggtcccttcgcctccggccgAGGTCTcagcgccgagcgcgcaGGGGAGGGCCGCTTCGGGGTTCGGGAGAGTCGCTCCCGTGAAGCAGGCGCGGGATTGCAGGCAAAGGAAGTGAAGTTGCAAACGCCTCTGTCGTCCGGATTTTGTACCCCAGCGCCGTTCCTCGTGCCTGCGTTCCAGCCCCCCGCGCTGCCAGTGGCTGCGAGGCACCAAGATGCGACCTCGGCCGCCTCTTGTGCGACACGGAAACACaccgacgacgccgcggcgctcaagaaaaacgccgcagcaacgcgcgcgagggcgtcgcctgcggggctgcagggagagggagaactGGCAGGTAGACGTAAGGGACAAGAAGCTGCGtcagcgcgggcgcccgACTCCCGTGCCTCACCTCGTCTGGAAgctgaggccgcggagccgagcTTGTCTCTGGCACACAGGCGAAAGGCGCTGACGACAAAGGCGGAG GCCGGCGAGGaacgaggccctcgcgctgacggcggcgcagcagctgagagaagcgacagagaagaagaggaggaggagactTGGGGAGAAGGCTGCACggtgcgcgcgaggctgcgtctcctcgcggcgttTGTCATAGACGAGGTCTTTTCCTATCGGCTGCGTGagcccgcgtcgtcttcagAGCGGCCTTCaacggcgaccgcggcgcctggcgtcgCGTCAGCGGCCTCCACAGAGCCAGGCACGCATCGTCTCGCGCCCGCATCCGCGCCTCAGCGCGGAACGAGGATGCGTCTGTCGGCATCAGCGGAtggctcgccggcggaggggcgccCGGGTGCAGCGTCactgtcgccgctgtcgggGCTTCGTCCAGTGGCCACGGGGTCTTCGTtcctgtcgctcgcgccttctttttcctcccCGGCTTTGCATGCGCTGGGCCCTTCCAGCGGGGTTGCGGGGCCCCTGAGGCGCGTAGCTTCGGACGAgttctcgccgcgcagctgcgaggtCGCGGAGCTGAGCTTTCTGGCGCACGCTGAGAACGGCGCCACACGCGGtgggcgcgacgcgcgagtgctggtggccgcagcggagagccgcgcgccgagcggccCTGGGAGGTTCCTCctggagagcggcgcaggacaGGCGGGGGCGACGGCTCGCTGGAGCTCAGAAGGCGACCAAACGCCGCAGGCCTCACGGAGCCAGGACGGCGAGACACGACGCGTAGCGGCGAGGGGTCGCGTGTCCCTGGCGCGAGGTGGGAGGGCGGAGGATGTCAACATGCGGCCGCAGtcgtgcggcgcgagctTCTTGGAGACTGCTGGTCTATGGCTGCCGGGCGCAGtaggcgccgaagacgcgagaCCGCGTGCGTCCGCCTCTCAGCGTCGGCGAGCGTCGGCCTGCGCGGAGCCGCCTCCGGCTgcgagcgcgagccgcgcgggcggcgtcgcggcgagcaggGACCAGAAGGGAGAAGCGTGCAGAGCGGGCGGGGTGAAGGgtgacgcggcgccgaaaaagagtcgggaggaggagaaggcggaagacgacaaCAGCTGCACAATTCCAGACACGCCCTTGGGGAATCTCTCCCGGGTGCCTTACAGACTGGAGCGCGTCGTGTACCTTGGCAcggctctctgcctcgaCGCGGTGCTCTACGAAGTCACCTTCATGCCTATCCAGGCCCTCGTGCTGGTGGTGCGGCTGGCCGCCCACGCGCTCtttggcggcgcgggcggcgccaagGGGCGGGGCAAAGCCCTCGAGGCGATCGACAAGTCGGCCCCAGGCAACGGGCACGACCGAGAGGCTGGGGAGTCTCTCACGGCTTCTCACGCGCATCTGGCTGGAGTGCGGTGGACACAGAGGCGGGGCGCGACTGCAGAAGAAGGCcagggagaggcgagggTAGAGACGGAGGAGCGTGGAGaggggcgctgcagcggatTGCGCTGGGGGTCCctgacgcccgccgcggatACGGCGGGCCGTGCGTCAGATCGGGGAAGCGAGCCCGACGACGTCGACGCGCAGGACCGTGTAGTACTAGCTGGAGGCGGCAAGTCGCGACTTGGGGGCCCGCTGAAGCCTGTGCTGGCGCTGTGGCagctttttctcgctctcctctgcctccttcggCAGACGCTCTTCAGGCTCCCCtggtcgccgctgctgtctcgACTCGCGCACTGTGTCGGTGCGTGGGGAAagagcttcgcggcgcgcgtcttctggcgcaggagggcggacaaccgcgagggcgcgctgcgccttcggAAGCCGCAGGAGGGAGATGGAGGCCTTCACGGCGGCGGGAGCAGAGCCCAGACGAGTCACgcgaagagcggcgccgcccacggCCAACTCTACAGGCGCGCTgcaaggcgaggcgagacaaAGAAAAGCGAGCGGCAGAAAGGCCACGCGGACAGCGGTTCCTCGAAGTCACTCGGCCGCTtacctgcgccggcgcctccttcccttTTGCGGCGGCTGAGCTTCTTCGTGCGGCACGTCGGAGGCGTTCTCCGCAACGCTGCGGCGTTGCCTGGCCTGCGgaccgcgctcgcggcgggcgccgccggcgacagcggcgagagcgtcaagagcggcgagagcggcgaccgGAGAAGAACCCGGGGGGAGCGAGGGCGCCAGCGGGGCCGGCTAAacggcagcgcgagcagacTGTCTAAAGGGGACACAGAGGAGGCTTCCGGTCTGCAAagcgcgctgcaggacgacacgaggccgaagaacagaggtcttcgcgcgccgtcggcatGCAAGGCAGACTCTCGGGGCCTTAGCGTCGACGGAGCTGGCGTCGATGAGGCAGCCGGGCACGAGCCAGAgtgggaggaggcgcggccgccggagggAATCACTGAGAAAGACGCGCGATTGCAGACTGATGCGGCGGGAGGGATGAGAGAGtcccgaggcggagaggaggtGAGGAGTCAGCGGAAGGCCGGCAATTACGCCTTGCTACCTTCGGAGCGACACGCAAGCCACTCAGCCGAGCCTAGGCGCGCTGCGGGGCCTGAAGAGACTGCCACCACATCTCCTCTCCCGGCCTGGAgagcggagccgccgctggaCAGCGTCGGAGAAGGGAAGGTCGGATTGAGACAGAGACTGAAGCGAGCCAGCAGTGTGTTTTATGGCTGGACGAggggcgcggctggcgacggcagcaagccgggcgcggcgggcccCAAGGCGACGCTGGAGCGGCCGCCTGGCtctccgcacgcgcgcggggtcgacagcgaggagatACCCCTGGCAGAGGTTTTGAAGCAGCCTCTGCGTAAGCAGCAGTCCTCCCCGGCGGTGGCCTCTTTGACCGGCAAGAGTTCGGTATCCGCGTTTCCGCGATCCTCATCATGGTCGTCGGCTTtctctcctccgtctgcgtcgcctgcggcgtgtgCATACGGACGGTGGCTGGCGTCTGCGTTTCCGCTCGGGTTCTGCGACctcccgccgctgctggcgccggcggacgTCTGCGCCCTGGTGcggttttctctcctcgtcgcgagCGTCTCGCTGTTTATGCTTCTCGACACTTCGCGGATCTACCACTACATCCGCGCACAGCCCTTCATGAAGCTCTACGTCGTGTTCAACATGCTGGAGCTCTTTGAGAAGATGTGGCGCTCGCTCGGGCGCGACGTCATCGATGCCCTCATGCGCACAACA TGGTGGGGGCGCTCTTACCAGTGGCGGCTGTGGGTTTTCCAGTACTTCCTCGTTCTCGGCTACGTCCTGGTTCACACCTTCATGCATCTGGTGCGCGTCCTCAGCCTGAACATCGCCATCAACTCCTCAGAG TCGGCGATGTTTTTAATTGTGGTGACGAACAACTTCGGAGAGATCAAGTCGACTGTCTTCAAGAAGTTTTGCTCTACGACGCTCTACTCGATCGTCGCTGCGGACGTCGTCGAGCGCTTCCAGCTCTGCTGCGATGCGTTCATTGTCTCGCTGAAATTGGCgaccgcggcgtctccgcgcgcgacaTCGCTTGCAGCCGTCTGCTCCTGGCTG TGCGGAGTGTTTCTGCTGGAGATCGCGGTGGACTGGGTCAAGTTCCTGTCGCTAGTCAAGTTCAACAACATCCGCGCGACGGCCTTCGAGCAGTATCAGCGC GTTCTGTTGGCGGACGTTTTGCTCTCTCGCGTGCCCCAAGCGCAGGCGCACCTGCTGCCGTCTACGAGCTTCAAAGTGCCTTGTCGGCGCATGTACGCCTTCTCCCACATCCCGACCAG acgcatCGGATTCATGGAGCTTCCCATCGTCACGCTCATCGTTGCCTGCTTGCCAGT GGTGTCGTGGACGTCGACGTCGACGCTGGTGTGCGCGTTCTTTGGGTGGGtgtgcctcttcgtctccaaG GTCGTTCTCTCGCTGATGATTGTGGCCTTCGCGACGAAACGCCGGAAGGAGTTTCTCGCCCTGGAGCCTCCCTTTGGTAAAATCAACGCGCTGTAG